Proteins encoded by one window of Actinocorallia herbida:
- a CDS encoding NAD(P)-dependent oxidoreductase has translation MPDIAIYGLGEMGAEIARCLVRRGSALAAYDPVADPEIVSPGFRCGGSVGEVAATAPAHLVVVKRLPDLEALLFADDGLGARAMPGSLIVLHTTVTPQLVLDLRRRVADRYGHTLVDAALSRRDGKISEGSLSLLVGGTDADLAVSRPVLETYADNVVHVGAPGAGMAAKLCNNWLLYSNRHAALQALEAGRSMGLDVDVLRGALAASTGSSWALLHYSDLDAAILDGRGAPAVVRDRTAAELGMVREMTTAAGAVPTTLEETFALLDTMRPAEATAEVGLSGRG, from the coding sequence TTGCCGGATATCGCCATTTATGGCCTCGGTGAGATGGGTGCGGAGATCGCCCGGTGCCTGGTGCGCCGCGGGTCCGCGCTCGCCGCGTACGATCCGGTCGCCGATCCGGAGATCGTCTCGCCCGGGTTCCGTTGCGGCGGGTCGGTCGGCGAGGTCGCCGCGACGGCACCGGCGCACCTGGTCGTGGTCAAGCGGCTGCCCGACCTGGAGGCGCTGCTCTTCGCCGACGACGGTCTGGGCGCCCGCGCCATGCCGGGCTCCCTCATCGTGCTGCACACCACGGTCACCCCGCAGCTCGTGCTCGACCTGCGGCGCCGTGTCGCGGACCGCTACGGGCACACGCTCGTCGACGCCGCGCTCAGCCGCCGCGACGGAAAGATCAGCGAGGGCTCGCTGTCGTTGCTCGTCGGCGGCACGGACGCCGACCTGGCCGTCTCCCGGCCGGTGCTGGAGACCTACGCCGACAACGTCGTGCACGTCGGGGCGCCCGGGGCGGGGATGGCCGCCAAGCTCTGCAACAACTGGCTGCTCTACAGCAACCGGCACGCGGCCCTGCAGGCGCTCGAAGCGGGCCGGTCGATGGGCCTCGACGTCGACGTGCTGCGCGGGGCGCTGGCCGCCTCCACCGGATCGAGCTGGGCCCTGCTGCACTACTCGGATCTCGACGCGGCGATCCTCGACGGCCGGGGCGCGCCGGCCGTCGTGCGCGACCGCACGGCCGCGGAGCTGGGCATGGTGCGGGAGATGACGACCGCCGCGGGCGCGGTGCCGACCACCTTGGAAGAGACCTTCGCCCTGCTCGACACCATGCGGCCGGCGGAGGCGACCGCCGAGGTCGGTCTGAGCGGCCGGGGATAG